A segment of the Nitrosopumilus sp. genome:
TGATAATTTACCGTTATTTTCATTTGTTGTTGTCATATTTTCCGTTCCACGCAATACCTACATTTCAAGTCCTTGCGAGTGAAACGCTTATGATATTTTTTACATGTGTTTTCTTTTGTCATCTATGCCAACTCCAGATGTGTTTCTGTAAGGTGTCCAAATCGTCAAACTCTTTGCCGCACAGTCTGCAGACATTCTCATTGAATCTCATTAACGCTTTACTCCCAATGTCATCGTACAATCACCGAACCGGTAAGCCAAGGGCCAGGTACCCCATGATAATTGTACAAACCCCTTTTGGTGAATGTGAAGGTGTGTGATTCTCCAGGCTTCAGGACCCCATTACTGCCCTGAAAGTACTCTGATTCGTGATCAGGAGATACAGAATGTGCGGTGTCATCATTGTTTGTCCAAGTCACGGTGTTGTTTACTCCCAATATGACCATGATTGTCTTTGGAGTTATGGGTTCTGGATTGTCAATTACAACTGCTCCCTTATTTATCGAAACAAACACTTCTTGATGTTGAGAGATGCCGGTAATTTTAGACGCTCGATCTTTTTGCAATTCTAATGCCTCAGAGCATTGTATGAATGCCTGATCACTTTTGTAATCGTATTCAGGGTCATCCCTCATGTGAAACAGTTCAGCACGATAACTTATTGAACAATCCGTATTTGCATCGGTTACCTCCATGAGATCTTGTCTAGTTTCCTCTTCTTTCTGCATGAAGGATTTGTCAGGCATCTGCTCATAAACTGCAAAGAGTAAGGCCAATGATGAAAAGCCAATGATTATCATAGTTACAATCATAATTTTCAAGTTCATTTACCCTCTCTACGTAGTGTGTTGTTACTCAAGACTCTCGCACCCCATAATGTGATCTTTTAATATATACAAAGTCACTAAAAGATTAATGGCTGAAAACTTGCTTGACGTGGCAATTGATTTGATTGCTGATGCTACGGGCCACATTTTAGCTAGTGTCGGCGTGGGTTCAAACAATGAAGAATAGTTATTTTCTGTCAATTCTTTTCCTCCACTGATGTGTTCGTCTCAATCCTGCAGTTACAGACAAAATTGCCCATTGAGTCTGGTATTTCAATTCTGATTCCAGATGATGATGCTTCATATTTTGTTTTCATTTTCGCACCTTCAAGGATACATTTGACTTTACAAGATAAGACCATAGTGTTTTGTCAGAGTTAAACAGTTGAGCTGCCTTTTGTTTGATGTTTGTTTGTGTCAATTAGCAACACTTCTTGGTTAATGCGGTCAATGCTCTTTGGGTGATTCTTTTAGTGTGATCTTCTTTCAAATTTCTGTAAAGAATTTTTTGAAAAGATATAGTTATGTACTTTATCTTTTGAAAATAGGACGATATTACCGTGAATGAATTTTTCATCATGTTATTTTTTATTGGGTTTGATGGAGAATTTCCACCAGAATTAGTTTTAGGATTCTTGATATTAATGATAACCTTCATGTTTTCAGTCAAGATTTATCACGACCGAAAGAACAGAAACTCAGAAATGAAATAAAGTCCACAGTCTAACATCCCTCATTCACAATAAAATCTAAAATGCCATTTTTTGAAAGTGTAATCTTGGCTTGACTTGTCATCTCAAGTGTAAAATACGGATAATTCAGTACAAATTTTGTGGCTGTAATGGTACCTCTGAGCAATTCAAAAATGGTTTTGATAGTAATTACAATTCCTGCAATCATCTTTCTTTCCAACTTTGCTATGTCGACAATATTTGAAGAGATGCAATGCGAAGAGAAGGGTGGAAAATGGTGGGGCATACCTCGTGAAGGATGTGCAATGTCAGCTGAAGCATGTGAGGATGCTGGAGGAATTCCAATAGGATATCTAGAATGTAAAACCATGTGGTTTATGGGATGTCTGGATGTCGGCATTCCAGGATGTAGTTTTAGATAATTCAATCTAATACCTTTCATTATAACTTACACTCCTGCTGTACGGTATTCTTGAATGGACTTATCTTCTCAAGTGTGAAACATGGACAATTCAGTGCAAATTTTGTGCTGCAGTAGCACCTATGAGCAATTCTAAAGTTATCTTGATAGTGGTTACAATTTTTGTATTGATCTTTCTTGCCAACTTTGTCCTGCCACCCGTATCAGAAAAGATGATCTGTAAATTGAATGGGGGAGATTGAGATGAGATGGATGATTTTGTCAACATACAATTCATAAAGTACAAAATAATGAAGGAATATCAAGATGACTGCAATAGCAACACTGGGTTCACATTGCTCATTACAGGTTCTGAAAGGGGCAAGTGATGAAGGGCTAAAGACCATTTTGGTATGTGAAAAAAAACATGAAAAATTATATCGCAGATTTCCATTTATTGACGAACTGATAATGGTGGATTCATTTAAAGAAATTCTTGAAAAAAAATGTCAGTCAACACTAGAACAAAATAATGCAGTTCTCATTCCACATGGAACGCTAATTGCTCAAATGAGCTCTGAAGAAATTGAATCGATCAAAACTCCCATGTTTGGAAACAAGTGGATACTGAGATGGGAGTCAGACAGAATAATGAAAGAAAAACTCATGAATGAGGCAGGCTTTCCGGTTCCAAAGCCAGTCACGGATCCCAAAGACATAGACAGGCTGGTGATAGTAAAGAGGCAGGGAGCTGCAGGTGGAAAAGGGTATTTCATGGCTGCAAATGAAGCCGATTACAACACAAAAAGAAATCAGCTAATTTCAGAGGGAATAATATCCAAGGATGAGACTCTGTACATTCAGGAGTATGCCGCTGGCGTACTGGCATATCTGCAATTCTTCTACTCTCCCTTGACTGAAGAGTTGGAATTCTTTGGAGTTGATCAAAGACACGAGTCAGACATTGAAGGACTTTCCAGAATTCCATCAGAACAACAAATGAAATCAAAAAAAGTTCCGTCATTTAATGTGATAGGAAACAGTCCGCTAGTTTTGAGAGAATCACTGCTAGATGAAGTGTATACGATGGGAGAAAACTTTGTCGAAGCTGCCAAAAGAATTGTGGCACCCGGAATGAACGGCCCATTTTGCATAGAGGGAGTCTATGACGAAAATGCCAAATTTACATCATTTGAATTTTCAGCAAGAATTGTAGCAGGAACCAACATCTACATGGATGGTTCACCGTATTACTCGCTACTGTTTAATGAGCAGATGAGCATGGGTAAAAGAATTGCCAGAGAAGTGAAAACAGCTGCAAGCAAAAACCAATTAGATGAAATTACTACTTGATTGCAACAATATCACTATTGCAAATCACGTGAACTTGCGGATATTTAATCAGATGAAATCTCCATTCCATGTTGAGATTTTATTATGTATTTGTCTCGAATTTTAACACTTGCCCAGTCTATTGCCAAGACAGTAATCAGTACGACCAGCATAAAGATTGCAGCTTTTCCGTATTCAAAGAACTTTATGTAATTGATAATGTAAAATCCAATTCCACCTGCACCAACTAATCCAAGTATGCTGGTCTGACGTACGTTGTAATCAAACATGTACAGTATTTGGCTTAGAAGATGAGATGCGGATTCAGGAACTACCACATAACGAATCAGTTGAGACTTGGATACTCCGATAGAATCAACGGCATCCATTGGGTCTGAATCAATTGCCTCAATTGTCTCATACTGTAATTTTGCTATGAATCCTATAGTATACATGATAATTGCCAATATGCCCGCAAAAGAGCCAGATCCCACCATTATTACAAACAAGAGTGCCCAAAGAATTGATGGAAACGTCCTCATTGCTGCAAGCAGTGCGCGAATTGGAGCATAGACAAATTTACTATTCAAGTTTCTAGCGGCAAGCATGCTAAGGGGCAGCGATATGGCCACTCCTACGGCAGTTCCGATAAATGCCATCTGAATTGTTTCAAACATTGCCCATAATGCAGTTGGAATATACTTTAGTTCGACCCTGAGTGCTTCTTCTAAAATGATTCCCAAATTGGGGAGACCTTCTAAAAATTTCACAATGTCAACATCCATGTTATATGATGCTACCACCAGCAATCCTACGATAACTCCGATGACAATGTTATTTTTTGGAGTCATCTGCATACATCTCCATTATTTGCTTAGTATCCAAATCACCTGTTTGAAAATCAACTATCGTATCGCCTTCCACACCGATCTCCAATATTTTTTCTCCGTCTTTGATTACTGCAACCCTGTCGGCATACTCTAAAGCCAATTGCATGTCGTGATGGACCATTATCGCAGTCAAATTCATCGTCTTTTGAGCATTTGCAATCAAATTCATGATTTCTCGAGCAGTAACGTGATCCAACTCTGAGACAATTTCATCAGCCAGCAATATCGTCGGCTTTTGCATCAATGCTCTCGCGATGGCGACTCTTCTTTTTTCACCTCCGCTCAACATGTACGCTTTTCTATGTTCTTTGTCTCCAAGGCCCACAAGTTTTAAAATTCTTCTTGCCTCCACTAACTCCTCTTCGGGAAATTTTTTTAACAAAGATTGAATTTTTCCAATTCGAGGCAAGGCTCCGATGAGGATGTTTTCCAAAACGGTGACATTTTTTACCAATCCCAAACTTTGAGGGATATACCCTATGGCATGCATCATCTTTTTGAATTTCTTGTCATTCATTTTCGGTGTCACGTAATCTATTTTGATGGTGCCATTGCTTGGAATCATCATGCCGTTCATGAGTTTCAGTAATGTTGATTTTCCAGAACCCGACTGTCCAACAACGGCATAGTTGGTACCCCTCTCAATTGACATGTTGATTCCTTTGAGTGCAAAACTTTTAGAATCATATGATGTCGAAATATCGTTTAGCTGGATGATTTTTTTTGTAGAAATTAATGAAAAAGAAGGATTTTTGTTCATCTGAATTTGTTTCATTGCACTGTTGCCAGTTTTTATTTGCTCTTGTTGTATTTGTCAAGAATTAGGCTGTCTAGACCGGTTAGTGCGTCAATAAATGTTCCAAATTCTCCAATATGCATGGTTGTGGTGGTTGGAACCAGTGCTTCAGCACCATACAAATCTGTCAAGATTGAGTTGTTTTCATCATAGTTTAGTTTGATGAGTGCCGCAACTAGAGCCTCTTTTGTAGGCTCTGACATGTCACCGTTGACCATGAATACGTGGGATGGCACAGGTCCAATTGTAGTAACGGGACGTAGTTTTGCTTGATCTTCTAATTCAAGGTATTTTTTAGGAGATATGTCTGATCCAAAAGCAACATCCACGTTTCCATTGAGGAGTAGTTCAAGAGCTGCTTTGTATCCTCCTGTAAATACATGACTTTCAAAGTTTTTGTCCAGGGCAGACTTTAACGCTACAATGTCATCTCCCTCTACATTAACATCGCCTGCAGTGACTAGAGTTCCCATGGGCCTTACAAAACCTGATGAACCGGTAATGCTGGTAAATGCAACTTTTTTGCCAATCGTATCTTTCAATGAATGTATTGAGTCATTTTCAGCCAATGTCCAAACTGTTGCTTGATAATTTACTTTCCCTGCAACTAATTCTGCCAATACAGCTTCGGCGCCAGTTCTCTGATGGGTAATCCATGCAGGACCTGTATCCATAAAGGCCGCATCAATATGGCCAAACCTCATCCCTTCAATGATTGTTTCATAGTTGGAAGGGACTACAATTTCGACATCCACTCCAAGCTCATTTTCTAGAAAAACTTCTAGTGCTTGTGCTTTGGAAGTTAGCTCATCAGCTTTTTCAACCGGGATAAATCCAAGAGTTATCGTATCAACATCCACTGCGTTTGATTCAGATGAAACATTGATGATGTCGTTTTCTATGAGGTACTTTATCCCGTTTAGAAAAGTTTCATCATCTAGTGTGCCATCAGACCACCACCCGGCATTGGATTTAATCCAGTCTGGGACTATGCTTTGTGCTTGCGCAGTCTGAGTTGATGACACAGACATTACGCCGATTATTGCAAATATCGCAACTAATGCCAAAGTAATTTTCTGTTTCATGACTAACTAAAAAATTAGTGCAAGCTAAATTATTTAAATCAAGATTTCATTCTAGATTGTCATTACAAATGCATAGAATAAGATACACGACGGGAATTCAATCTATTTTTTAATTTAAAATCATTAGTTTGATTTTGGATTTAACGTGTTTGAATACAGGTTCAACGTAGGCTCTAAATGATCCAACACTATCTCCACTTTGCCAATCCTGCTGCGATAAATTTTAATTTTTTTGCCTTCTGTAGATATGACATACTTGTCCACTTCGGCAAGTGCAAGGCCCTCCAGTGTGGAAAGTGTTTTGTAAACTGTGGAAAGCGAAATTTTCAGTTCGTTGGAAATCTGTGTCGCCTCTTTTGATTGCTCTCTGATTGAAAATAAAACCGCCCTTGTGCACACATTGCTAAGGGATTCTATGATTTTTTGAGTGATGTCAAACTCAGATAATTGAATAATTGTAGGTTTTGGCATTTTATCACTTAGTTATGTATCAGGGTTAACGTAGGCTCGGGCTTTCTGATGAAAATGTCTGCCTTACTTATCCTGCTACGATAGACTTTGTATTTCCTACCTTTGTCAGTAAGCATCCATTTTTCAACTTTGATCAATGTTAATTCCTCCAGTTCTGCCAGTTTTTTATAAACAGAACTAAGGGGAATTTTGAGTTTATCGGAAAGCTCAGCAGCCGTATATCCCTTTCTGATGATGGAGAACAAGATTGCACGCGACTCTGCGTTAGCTAGAGACTCTATCACTTTTTGAGTAATGTCGTATCTTTTTAATTGTGGCAAGGTTAATTTTTTGGACATGTAAATATCAAAACCATCCAACGTGTATTTAAACAAGACGATGTTGTTCTCATTCTAGAGAGTTAGAACAATTAGGAGTATTCCGTTGTTTTTTTATGAGGTTCAAAACGATGCCAAAGCAATCCTAAGATTATTCCAACAGATATCCAAAATGACGAGATGCCAAGTACGGACATCAACCTAAATTCATTAACCAATGACATCGGGGCAGTTATCTCGTCTGGATTTTCAGGCATGGCAACAAAAATAACAGTTATGAAAATAGCATACCCCATTAATGCTACAAATTTTTTATTTCCTTTGAATTTTTTTGATATGTGATAAAATGAAACGGCTCCAATTCCAGAAATTACGATAAATGACAGATATAAAATGGATCTTAGAACTACGGTATCTCCTTCACCTACGGTAGGGGGGTTTGCAGGATATTTTAGAAATGGAATGAAAAAAAGTGTAAACCACATTACACTTGCCAAAATAATTGATTTTTTGACGTTATTATTTCCAGGCAGCGAATTTCTAGACAATGCAAATACAATTCCAAACAGAGATCCCATAGATATTCCCAAAATTACCCCTGCAAGGATGAGGCCACTTTTTTGCCAGTCTCTATATGCGTCATATTCTGCCCAGAACTGAGGAGTGTCTTCTTCATCCCCTGATGCAAACAGGTTTTGATTTTCAATTCCAATTGCCTGATCAAGATATGGTTCCACTATTGCAAAATTTACTACACCCAGAATTAAACCTGCAAACGCACCTGAAAGTAAGACTAAAATTATAAAAAGAAATGTTTTCACGACAAAGAATTCCTAATGACAGGGAAAACCAGCTGCGTGTCTCATATCATGAGTAAGCTCATGAATGTAAAGATCAGTAAATGCTTGCTCGCCATAAACTAGACTGAAGATATGACCCTGGTCAAATCCTACGACAAACAATCCTGCTGAAAAGATGATAGCTAATGCAAGTATTGCTAGTTTGGATATGCTAGTTTTTGAGACGGCAATTTGCCTTGATTCAGACATAAAAAATAACAGTCTCTGAATATATTTAAGCTCTTGTATGTCTGACAAAAACATCGGAGGATCTTACTTTATGATAAAAAAGGCCACATTAATAGATCCAATTAGAAAAACTATTAGTAAAAAATAGGTAAAATTTTATGAAATCAAATATTTAAGAACAAAAATGAATGTAAATAATATGAAAATGAGCTTTGTACTATTATGACGAATAAATCAGTTGATCTTCATAAAGTAACAATTATGAAAAAAATTACAAAAGATGAAATGGTGACAAAACTGAAAAATTAAATTTGTAAAAAAAGGATCATTTCGATGGTCTTCTGAAAAATTGTTAACAAATCAGATTGATTTAGAGGGGTAATCTTCCTCTAGAAGTATTAACAATGGTGGCATAATCACGTATTTAAAAAAAACTAACAGATAAAAAAATTAATCGTAAAAACTATTATCTTAATTGTGATATGGATGTATTTTTTACTGGATTTACTGACAAGTAATTACACACGATTGTAAAATAATTCACATGTCTGAAAAGATGTGATGCCCAAGATGTTTAGAGTCACAGGATCAAAAGAAAGTCATCGTAGTAAAAATACAAACATCTTGAAGATGTAAAATGCTTCATTTGTTGTACAAATTAAAGAAGATATTTACTTTAAACAATCTTTGTTACGGCATGGCAAAGTATTACCTGTTAGCAATCCCCGTAGTTATAGGAATTATTACGGGTATGTTTTTGGCTTTTAATCTGGAATCTAAATCAGAATCAGGCCTGCTTACAACTACAAATCTAATAGAAAATGGATCCCATATAATCGGAGATCCAAATGCTCCAATTACAATTTTGGAATGGGGAGATTATCAGTGTACTTATTGTTATAAATTTCATCAAAGTACCCTAAATACAATTAATGAAAATTTTATCAAAACCGGAAAAGTGAAATTAGTTTTCAAGGATTATCCATTAAACGGCCCAGACTCAATCCTGGCTGCAGAAGCGTCACACTGTGCGCAAGATCAAAAAAAGTATTGGGAATACCATGACGAACTCTATAAAAATTGGGGCGGTGAAAGAACAGGTTGGATTACCCGAGAATCCCTAAACCAGTTTGGAAATACGATAAACTTAGACATGGATCATTTCAATACGTGCTTGAATGAACACAAATACAAAGACAAAGTTATTTCAATGTATGAATTTGGAAAAGAAATTGGAATTGATGCAACGCCTTCATTTTTAGTCTTTGATGATCAAAAAATTGTCAAAATTAGGGGCAATCAGCCACTAGAAGTATTTCTTAAGACATTTGATGAAATGTGATTTAAGAAAATTAAAAATGAATAAATCAAAATTAATAACCATAGAAACAAGGGAAACTGCAGAATGGGTAAAATCAACATAGAGAAACAAGATTCAGTTAAACTCTATAAAATTAGAAAAACCCTGGAAGAATTATCTAAAAAATCAGGCAGGGGTACGGAGCTTATCACAGTATACATTCCAAAAGGAAAGCAGTTACATGAAATAATTAGCTCTCTTCAGCAAGAGCAAGGAACGGCAGACAACATCAAATCAGACCTTACAAGATCACACGTGGTTGATTCGCTAGGCAAAGTTGTGCAGAGATTAAAGCTGTACAAGAAAACACCTGAGAGGGGACTGGTAATGTTTTGTGGCGCACTCCCCCAAGAAGAAGGGGGTCCCTTGGGAAGTGAGGTAGTTACAGTCTGGGAAGTGGATCCGCCAAAAGATTTGAACCAATACCTATACAGATGCGATGATCATTTCCATGTAGATATTTTAAAAGATATGTTGAGGGATGACAACCTCATAGGATTTCTAGCAATAGATGCCAAAGATGCAGGTTGGGGATTGTTGTACGGTGATAAAATAGAAGTGCTGTCTCAAACAGGTTCTGGAGTGGCAGGAAAACACAGACAAGGAGGACAGTCTGCAAAGAGATTCCAGAAACTCAGAGAAATGGAATTGAGTTATTTTTACAACAGAGTGGCACAGACAACTAGGGAATATTTTATCGACATTTATCCCGTTAAAGGATTGATTATATCGGGTCCGGGGCCTACGAAAGAAGATTTCATCAACGGCAACTATCTAGAATATCGTTTGCAAAATAACATCATAAATACAATTGACGCATCATATTCTGGCGCAGAAGGAATTCGTGAAGCATTTGCAAAATCTGCAGATATTTTAGGAGATTTCAGAATGGTTGAAGAAAAAAAACTGATTGAGAATTTATTCAGGGAAATCAACAGCAATACCGGAAAGGGTTCCTACGGGTTGCAAGAAGTAATAGAATATCTAAAAAACAACGTTGTCAAGATTTTGATAATTACAGACAATACAAACCTGAACAGAGTTGAAGGGAAGTGCAAGAGGTGTGAACATATCCAAGAAGAAATTTTAGAACGGCCTTTGGTGATTCCGAAAAAGACGGCATACAAAAATAATCCGTGCCCCGGATGTAATTCCATGGAGGTAGATGTCAACGAACAGGACATTGTAGATTACCTTGAAATTCTTGCCGCAAAAACAGGGACTCAGTTGGAGGTGATTTCTGGAAGTGCAGAACATGGAAACATGCTTGCAAGTCTTGGAAAGATCGGAGCAATCCTGAGATATAATCCCGGACACTCTAAGTGAGAAGACTACGAACTTTTTTAGATAATTTTAAGAGATCATCATCACTAGAAATTTGACGTTTAGTCCACACTGTTCCCTTGCTGTTATATCTTGGAATGATGTGTATGTGAACGTGTGGAATTATCTGTTTGGCTGCTCGGCCATTATTCTGACCTAGACTAAACGCATCAGCACCAGTTGCCGTCAAAATTGCCTTTGCAACTTTTGGAACTATGGAAAATACATTCCCTACATCTTCAGGATCCATATCGGTGATTCTTTCATGATGTTTTCTGGGAATGACCAAGCTATGACCCACATCGATTGGGTATTTGTCTAAAAATGCCACGTGTGATTCGTCTTCATAGAGAAAATGAGCATCACGTTTTCCATCTAAAATATCGCAGAAGATGCAACTCACATCAGAATGTACTTTATGATTTTATTTATTGTTTTGATCTGCCACAATTAATTTCTATATTGGTATGATTCATTGAGACACATGATGTAAAACCCGAGTTTTCAGATTGTTTCTCATTCACATTACATACATTTTTTACAAATAGTATCTCAACCATATGAAATTCCGAATGACCCATCTTGTAGTTCTCATATGATGTGATTTGACTAAAAATACAGAGTCTGATAAATTATAATATCAAACAAAAGAGGATCTTTTTACGAATTTATTTTCAAGACTCATCCAAAAAACAGATTTTTATTTTTAAAATGATCTGTAAACTCAAAATAAAAAAAGCATCCACACCTACAAATGAACCGATGATATTGACGAATGGTTAATTAGGGTAAATTTCAGAGTTTGATTGTCATATGGGCAGAAAAGAAAGGCAAAATCGTGAAGAAAAACGTGAAAACTATGCCACAAAACATTCGGCTGCAAAAAGAAAGCAAACTCTGATTGCTATCGGAGTGCTGTCCCTTATTGCAGTAATTGTCGGATATGCAGGATATCTGTTTATCAACATGACTGAAACTGCTCCGGGAGGACCAGAAAATGCTGGCGCGTTGGGTAGTGAACACTCACATGCAGGTATTCTGGTGAAGATTTTTGGAGATACTTTTGAGTTTGCCAGTCCAGCTTTCCAGATTAAATCCAGCTGGATTCATTTTGAAGGAAACGACGGCTCTACGATTCACAAACATGCCACAGGAGTAGATTTAGGATATCTCTTTGACACATTATCCATAGGACTAGATGATCAGTGCTACAGATTCCCAGACGGCAAATCATTTTGTACAAATGAAGATTACACTTTGAAATTCTTCATCAACAGGGAACAAGTGGATGATTTAAGAGACTATGAAATAATGGAAGATGATAGAATCTTGATTCAATTTGGCTCTGAAACACCTGAAGAAACAGAAGAACATCTAAAACAATTAGACGAACAACGACTAGTGAAATAAGATTTTAAGAATCTTCTTTAGTTGTAAATTTTGCCTGCTTGTCAAAGAACATGTAAAAACCACATTTTACACATCTCAAGACAGTAAGATCAGTAGTCAGGAATTCCTTGTCATCAAATCGACCACTTAGCTTTACATTTTCTCCTGCAATCTCAGCTTTATTGCTCTTGCATACGGGACATTCTAGTGCTTTTTCTTCCATGCGTGACTTGACTCATTTGTGAATTTAAACTCAATGAAAATATTCAGTTGTTCATAACGGTATGACCGATTCAAAATTAAGAAACATTCTCTCAACAACATAAAATGGACTGCCATCTTTAATTTGATACGAAGTTTAACCAAGTATTGCATTTTACAACTCGTAAAAACAGTATCATTGAGAAATTATTTACGACATGCAGATAAGACGTCAAAAGATAATGAGTAATTAATTAAAATGGCACATAAAAAATTGGAACAATCAAAATGAATCATGAGTCTTTTGGTAAAAAATGCTCATGTGGACATTTTGAAAGCGAGCACGATGCAGAGAGAAAAAGTCCCACAATCCAGAATATGACACAAAATCTAAGATATCTCATTCCTCCATCACACATGATTGACGAGGTGTTTCGCATTAATTGTAAATATTGTGACTGTAACCAATTCAATCCAAAGAAAAAAAGATCAGGTATTGTTTGACAAGCCAGAAAAACATGCAATAAATGAGAACATCGATCAATAGGTGCTACTGCCATTCAAAATACAATGCGCCAAAAATCAGTCTTTTACATACGTTACATCAGATGTGTTTTCTACATCTTTTATCTTTACAACCACCGTATCTCCAAGCTTATTGAAGATTCGCTGACGTTTTTCATTAGTAAGTACGACTCCCAAAATTATATCAACTGGAAGTAAGAATGATTTCCCAAGTGAGCTTAACAAAATTCCTTTCAAATCTGGTTTCAATCCATCAGTTCTCATCACCCTCAAATTTAATGCCTTTTTTCCAAGAGTTTGGCCTGTTTTGTATTCTAAAATTACCCAATATACAAAGAACATAATGCTTGTAGGGACATACTGGGTGTTTTCAGCCCAAAAGCCACCGTCATTCATTTCATAGTATATAGTTCCAAATAATGCAAAAATAATCAATGTTGAAACACTAGAAATTATTATAAAATCAACCAACCATGCAAGAAATCTGTCAGTCCACTTGGCAAGAATAATCCTTGACCCAACTTCGGACTTTTCATCATTCATGCATAGGCTAGAAGTATTAAATTAATAAAACATGTTAAATTATGATTGGCTTTAAAATTTATAGTCATAAATCACAAATAAGCTTAGAATTATTTTTGAACTCAATAAACCCTATCGAATTTTTTTTGTGGACATT
Coding sequences within it:
- a CDS encoding helix-turn-helix domain-containing protein — translated: MSKKLTLPQLKRYDITQKVIESLANAESRAILFSIIRKGYTAAELSDKLKIPLSSVYKKLAELEELTLIKVEKWMLTDKGRKYKVYRSRISKADIFIRKPEPTLTLIHN
- the prf1 gene encoding peptide chain release factor 1, with the protein product MGKINIEKQDSVKLYKIRKTLEELSKKSGRGTELITVYIPKGKQLHEIISSLQQEQGTADNIKSDLTRSHVVDSLGKVVQRLKLYKKTPERGLVMFCGALPQEEGGPLGSEVVTVWEVDPPKDLNQYLYRCDDHFHVDILKDMLRDDNLIGFLAIDAKDAGWGLLYGDKIEVLSQTGSGVAGKHRQGGQSAKRFQKLREMELSYFYNRVAQTTREYFIDIYPVKGLIISGPGPTKEDFINGNYLEYRLQNNIINTIDASYSGAEGIREAFAKSADILGDFRMVEEKKLIENLFREINSNTGKGSYGLQEVIEYLKNNVVKILIITDNTNLNRVEGKCKRCEHIQEEILERPLVIPKKTAYKNNPCPGCNSMEVDVNEQDIVDYLEILAAKTGTQLEVISGSAEHGNMLASLGKIGAILRYNPGHSK
- a CDS encoding DUF1297 domain-containing protein codes for the protein MTAIATLGSHCSLQVLKGASDEGLKTILVCEKKHEKLYRRFPFIDELIMVDSFKEILEKKCQSTLEQNNAVLIPHGTLIAQMSSEEIESIKTPMFGNKWILRWESDRIMKEKLMNEAGFPVPKPVTDPKDIDRLVIVKRQGAAGGKGYFMAANEADYNTKRNQLISEGIISKDETLYIQEYAAGVLAYLQFFYSPLTEELEFFGVDQRHESDIEGLSRIPSEQQMKSKKVPSFNVIGNSPLVLRESLLDEVYTMGENFVEAAKRIVAPGMNGPFCIEGVYDENAKFTSFEFSARIVAGTNIYMDGSPYYSLLFNEQMSMGKRIAREVKTAASKNQLDEITT
- the phnD gene encoding phosphate/phosphite/phosphonate ABC transporter substrate-binding protein; this encodes MALVAIFAIIGVMSVSSTQTAQAQSIVPDWIKSNAGWWSDGTLDDETFLNGIKYLIENDIINVSSESNAVDVDTITLGFIPVEKADELTSKAQALEVFLENELGVDVEIVVPSNYETIIEGMRFGHIDAAFMDTGPAWITHQRTGAEAVLAELVAGKVNYQATVWTLAENDSIHSLKDTIGKKVAFTSITGSSGFVRPMGTLVTAGDVNVEGDDIVALKSALDKNFESHVFTGGYKAALELLLNGNVDVAFGSDISPKKYLELEDQAKLRPVTTIGPVPSHVFMVNGDMSEPTKEALVAALIKLNYDENNSILTDLYGAEALVPTTTTMHIGEFGTFIDALTGLDSLILDKYNKSK
- the phnE gene encoding phosphonate ABC transporter, permease protein PhnE; translated protein: MTPKNNIVIGVIVGLLVVASYNMDVDIVKFLEGLPNLGIILEEALRVELKYIPTALWAMFETIQMAFIGTAVGVAISLPLSMLAARNLNSKFVYAPIRALLAAMRTFPSILWALLFVIMVGSGSFAGILAIIMYTIGFIAKLQYETIEAIDSDPMDAVDSIGVSKSQLIRYVVVPESASHLLSQILYMFDYNVRQTSILGLVGAGGIGFYIINYIKFFEYGKAAIFMLVVLITVLAIDWASVKIRDKYIIKSQHGMEISSD
- a CDS encoding CbtB-domain containing protein; the protein is MSESRQIAVSKTSISKLAILALAIIFSAGLFVVGFDQGHIFSLVYGEQAFTDLYIHELTHDMRHAAGFPCH
- a CDS encoding ArsR family transcriptional regulator; this encodes MPKPTIIQLSEFDITQKIIESLSNVCTRAVLFSIREQSKEATQISNELKISLSTVYKTLSTLEGLALAEVDKYVISTEGKKIKIYRSRIGKVEIVLDHLEPTLNLYSNTLNPKSN
- a CDS encoding ATP-binding cassette domain-containing protein, with protein sequence MKQIQMNKNPSFSLISTKKIIQLNDISTSYDSKSFALKGINMSIERGTNYAVVGQSGSGKSTLLKLMNGMMIPSNGTIKIDYVTPKMNDKKFKKMMHAIGYIPQSLGLVKNVTVLENILIGALPRIGKIQSLLKKFPEEELVEARRILKLVGLGDKEHRKAYMLSGGEKRRVAIARALMQKPTILLADEIVSELDHVTAREIMNLIANAQKTMNLTAIMVHHDMQLALEYADRVAVIKDGEKILEIGVEGDTIVDFQTGDLDTKQIMEMYADDSKK
- a CDS encoding thioredoxin domain-containing protein is translated as MAKYYLLAIPVVIGIITGMFLAFNLESKSESGLLTTTNLIENGSHIIGDPNAPITILEWGDYQCTYCYKFHQSTLNTINENFIKTGKVKLVFKDYPLNGPDSILAAEASHCAQDQKKYWEYHDELYKNWGGERTGWITRESLNQFGNTINLDMDHFNTCLNEHKYKDKVISMYEFGKEIGIDATPSFLVFDDQKIVKIRGNQPLEVFLKTFDEM